A genome region from Streptomyces antimycoticus includes the following:
- the otnI gene encoding 2-oxo-tetronate isomerase, whose amino-acid sequence MPRFAANLSMMYTEHDFLDRFAAASADGFEAVEYLFPYAYDAAELRRRLDDHGLRQVLFNAPPGAWESGERGLAALPGREAEVRSGVERALEYAAELGCPRVHLMAGLVGPAQDPAEHRDTYLANLAWAAERAAAAGVDILIEPINGRDMPGYFLSRQAEAHTVVREVGAPNLKVQLDLYHCQIVEGDLTTTLRRDLPTGRVGHLQIAGVPDRHEPDRGELDIRHLFGVIDELGFDGWIGCEYIPRAGTSEGLGWRDDYRGENA is encoded by the coding sequence ATGCCGAGGTTCGCCGCGAACCTGTCCATGATGTACACCGAACACGACTTCCTCGACCGCTTCGCCGCGGCGTCGGCGGACGGCTTCGAGGCCGTCGAGTACCTCTTCCCCTACGCGTACGACGCCGCCGAGCTGCGCCGCCGGCTCGACGACCACGGTCTGAGGCAGGTGCTCTTCAACGCGCCTCCCGGCGCGTGGGAGTCCGGCGAGCGCGGGCTCGCGGCGCTGCCCGGCCGCGAGGCGGAGGTGCGCTCCGGGGTCGAGCGGGCACTGGAGTACGCGGCGGAGCTCGGCTGCCCACGGGTGCACTTGATGGCCGGGCTGGTGGGGCCCGCACAGGACCCGGCCGAGCACCGAGACACCTACCTGGCCAACCTCGCCTGGGCCGCGGAGCGGGCCGCCGCGGCGGGCGTGGACATCCTGATCGAGCCGATCAACGGCCGCGATATGCCCGGGTACTTCCTGAGCCGGCAGGCCGAAGCGCACACCGTGGTACGGGAGGTCGGGGCCCCGAACCTCAAGGTGCAGCTCGACCTCTACCACTGCCAGATCGTCGAGGGCGACCTCACCACGACCCTGCGCCGCGACCTGCCCACCGGCCGGGTCGGCCATCTGCAGATCGCGGGCGTGCCCGATCGCCATGAGCCCGACCGGGGCGAGCTCGACATCCGCCACCTGTTCGGCGTCATCGACGAGCTGGGCTTCGACGGGTGGATCGGCTGCGAGTACATCCCCCGCGCCGGCACGAGCGAGGGGCTCGGCTGGCGAGACGACTACCGAGGAGAGAACGCATGA
- the denD gene encoding D-erythronate dehydrogenase: protein MRIVITGGFGFLGQRVAAALLTARTFRGVPIDRLVLADRVVPSGSAAADPLVDVVRGDLVDRLDEVFAEPVDVLIHLASAVSAECEADFDLGMSANVDTTRALLEAARAQSAAGGPTPRVVFSSSVAVYGSDPALPLPPVVSESTLPTPRSSYGIQKLVCEQLIADYTRRGFLDGRVARLMTVSVRPGKPNAAASGFLSGIIREPLAGLPAICPVHPELKVALASPRRTVEGILRVAEAERGAGPGRIDGGVPVNLPALTVSVADMLSTLRQVAGDAVADLVTTAPDPGVEALVGSWPAAFDNARAAALGLAPDPDFASVVRDYLEDHADAVVDGAHS, encoded by the coding sequence ATGAGGATCGTCATCACGGGTGGCTTCGGCTTCCTGGGACAGCGGGTCGCCGCCGCATTGCTCACGGCACGGACGTTCCGCGGTGTGCCGATCGACCGGCTGGTGCTCGCCGACCGTGTCGTGCCGTCCGGTTCGGCAGCGGCCGACCCCCTCGTGGACGTTGTACGGGGCGACCTGGTCGACCGGCTCGACGAGGTGTTCGCGGAGCCGGTGGATGTGCTGATCCACCTCGCCTCCGCGGTCTCGGCCGAGTGCGAGGCCGACTTCGACCTCGGTATGAGCGCCAATGTGGACACGACGCGTGCGCTGCTCGAGGCCGCGCGGGCGCAGTCGGCGGCCGGGGGGCCGACGCCGCGGGTGGTGTTCTCCAGCAGCGTCGCCGTCTACGGATCCGACCCCGCGCTGCCGCTGCCACCGGTCGTCAGCGAGTCGACCCTGCCCACACCGCGGTCGAGCTACGGGATCCAGAAACTCGTCTGCGAGCAGCTGATCGCGGACTACACCCGCCGCGGTTTCCTCGACGGGCGCGTCGCCCGCCTGATGACCGTGTCGGTGCGGCCGGGCAAGCCGAACGCGGCCGCCTCCGGCTTCCTGTCCGGCATCATCCGCGAGCCGCTCGCGGGCCTCCCGGCGATCTGCCCGGTCCACCCCGAGCTGAAGGTGGCCCTGGCCTCGCCACGGCGCACCGTCGAGGGCATCCTGCGTGTCGCGGAAGCCGAGCGCGGCGCCGGGCCGGGCCGGATCGACGGCGGGGTTCCGGTCAACCTTCCGGCGCTCACGGTCTCGGTCGCCGACATGTTGAGCACGCTGCGGCAGGTGGCCGGGGACGCCGTCGCCGACCTGGTGACGACCGCGCCCGATCCCGGCGTCGAGGCCCTCGTGGGCTCGTGGCCCGCCGCGTTCGACAACGCGCGCGCCGCCGCGCTCGGGCTGGCACCCGACCCGGACTTCGCCTCGGTGGTGCGCGACTACCTCGAAGACCACGCCGACGCGGTCGTGGACGGTGCGCACTCTTAG
- a CDS encoding FadR/GntR family transcriptional regulator → MFSKVSGPVRLADRVAAILSEEIESGRLAEGDKLPTEVALVKQLGVSRTVVREAVSRLRNAGLVEPRQGLGVFVMPRRTRPLDLEAETAEDTESKVRQIVEVRRPIEGEAAYLAATRATPAGLARMRQALEAIDAAVAAGGDGVDEDLAFHRSIAESTGNPVMLSTLRYLGEVLRSGIRVTRANEARRGDFLEAVRDEHHAILAAIEARDAEAARDAALLHLRHAASRLQDADEGFWTEAENLEVDLDAAP, encoded by the coding sequence ATGTTCTCCAAGGTGAGCGGTCCCGTGCGGCTCGCGGATCGGGTCGCGGCGATACTCTCGGAAGAGATCGAGTCCGGGCGGCTGGCCGAGGGCGACAAGCTCCCGACCGAGGTGGCGCTGGTCAAGCAGCTGGGCGTCAGCCGCACCGTCGTACGCGAGGCCGTGTCCCGGCTCCGTAACGCGGGCCTGGTCGAACCCCGGCAGGGGCTCGGTGTGTTCGTGATGCCGCGGCGCACCCGGCCGCTCGACCTGGAGGCCGAGACCGCCGAGGACACCGAGTCCAAGGTGCGGCAGATCGTGGAGGTGCGCCGCCCCATCGAGGGCGAGGCGGCGTACCTCGCGGCCACCCGGGCCACTCCGGCCGGCCTCGCCCGGATGCGTCAGGCCCTGGAGGCCATCGACGCGGCGGTGGCGGCCGGAGGCGATGGCGTGGACGAGGATCTCGCCTTCCACCGCTCCATCGCCGAATCGACCGGAAATCCGGTGATGCTCTCGACGCTGCGCTACCTCGGCGAGGTGCTGCGCAGCGGAATCCGCGTCACGCGTGCGAACGAGGCGCGGCGCGGTGACTTCCTCGAAGCGGTCCGGGACGAGCACCACGCCATCCTGGCCGCCATCGAGGCCCGCGACGCCGAGGCGGCGCGCGACGCGGCGCTGCTCCACCTGAGGCACGCGGCGTCCCGGCTGCAGGACGCGGACGAGGGGTTCTGGACCGAGGCCGAGAACCTCGAGGTGGATCTCGACGCCGCTCCCTGA
- a CDS encoding helix-turn-helix transcriptional regulator, translating into MPKTSARLLSLLSLLQARRDWPGQLLAERLEVSPRTVRRDVDRLRELGYPIAAIKGPDGGYRLGAGMELPPLLFDDDQAVALAVALQTAAVTGAGIEEAAVRALSTVRQVMPARLRHRVDALQVTAVDGPGTRPNPQVAPGVLMTLSAAVRAREVLRFDYDPVSPPEAAARADPAATAPRRVQPHHLVTRGGRWYLLAWDLDRDDWRTFRVDRITPRTPTGPRFTPRELPGGDVAAFVAGRFQGSEGTGGWPCLGEVILDLPASVVSTYTRDGVVEELGPDRCRLVLGAWSWPGLAASIGRFDADIEVIGPTELKDAFAHLARRYAKAAADGPTEPTTPPPSR; encoded by the coding sequence ATGCCGAAGACATCAGCGCGACTGCTGTCACTGCTCTCCCTGCTGCAGGCCCGCCGGGACTGGCCGGGGCAGCTGCTGGCCGAGCGGCTGGAGGTCAGCCCGCGCACCGTGCGCCGCGATGTCGACCGCCTGCGCGAGCTCGGCTATCCCATCGCGGCCATCAAGGGCCCCGACGGGGGCTACCGGCTCGGCGCCGGCATGGAACTGCCGCCGCTGCTGTTCGACGACGACCAGGCCGTGGCCCTCGCCGTGGCGCTTCAGACCGCCGCCGTCACCGGGGCGGGAATCGAGGAGGCGGCGGTGCGTGCGCTGAGCACCGTCCGGCAGGTCATGCCCGCACGGCTGCGCCATCGCGTCGACGCCCTCCAGGTCACCGCCGTCGACGGTCCGGGGACCCGGCCGAATCCGCAGGTCGCCCCGGGCGTTCTCATGACCCTCAGCGCGGCCGTCCGCGCCCGCGAAGTACTGCGCTTCGACTACGACCCCGTCTCCCCACCGGAAGCCGCCGCCCGCGCCGACCCCGCCGCGACCGCGCCGCGCCGGGTGCAGCCGCACCACCTCGTCACCCGGGGCGGGCGCTGGTATCTCCTCGCCTGGGACCTCGACCGCGACGACTGGCGCACCTTCCGCGTCGACCGGATCACCCCGCGTACCCCCACGGGGCCCCGCTTCACCCCGCGCGAACTGCCCGGAGGGGACGTGGCCGCCTTCGTCGCCGGCAGATTCCAGGGGTCCGAGGGCACCGGCGGCTGGCCCTGCCTCGGGGAGGTCATCCTCGACCTCCCCGCCTCCGTCGTGTCCACCTACACCCGGGACGGAGTCGTCGAAGAACTCGGCCCGGACCGCTGCCGGCTCGTCCTGGGCGCGTGGTCATGGCCCGGACTGGCCGCCAGTATCGGCAGGTTCGACGCCGACATCGAGGTCATCGGGCCGACCGAGCTCAAGGACGCCTTCGCCCACCTGGCCCGCCGCTACGCGAAGGCCGCGGCCGACGGACCCACCGAGCCCACCACGCCACCGCCGAGCCGATGA
- a CDS encoding DinB family protein, which translates to MTATTTPPTTLDGERADLLAELAAARSALTTTVRGLGDEQAGRRPTAGALCLGGLIKHVAAIEEGWLRFVLEGPSALRYDLPDGVTWADLAAGTAREIPQWAIDNQNNFQMLPGETLAGILQRYEQVAARSAEIITAVPDLSATHPLPEAPWNEPGAAHSVRRVLMHVIAETAQHAGHADIIRESLDGQKSS; encoded by the coding sequence GTGACCGCCACCACCACGCCCCCCACCACGCTCGACGGCGAGCGGGCCGATCTGCTCGCCGAGCTCGCCGCCGCACGATCCGCCCTGACCACCACGGTGCGCGGGCTCGGCGACGAGCAGGCCGGCCGGCGCCCGACGGCCGGCGCACTGTGCCTGGGCGGGCTGATCAAGCACGTCGCGGCCATCGAGGAAGGATGGCTGCGCTTCGTCCTCGAAGGCCCTTCGGCGCTGCGCTACGACCTGCCCGACGGCGTCACCTGGGCCGACCTCGCGGCCGGTACGGCACGTGAGATCCCGCAGTGGGCGATCGACAACCAGAACAACTTCCAGATGCTGCCCGGTGAGACGCTGGCCGGAATCCTCCAGCGCTATGAGCAGGTCGCCGCCCGGAGCGCGGAGATCATCACCGCCGTCCCCGACCTGTCGGCGACACACCCGCTGCCGGAGGCGCCCTGGAACGAGCCGGGAGCGGCACACAGCGTGCGCCGGGTGCTGATGCACGTCATCGCCGAGACCGCCCAGCACGCCGGGCACGCGGACATCATCCGCGAGTCGCTCGACGGGCAGAAGTCCAGCTGA